Proteins co-encoded in one Vigna radiata var. radiata cultivar VC1973A unplaced genomic scaffold, Vradiata_ver6 scaffold_134, whole genome shotgun sequence genomic window:
- the LOC106753650 gene encoding protein GPR107 — translation MRMRSSSCSFFLLLVLGLLPLSLSEIRFSEVRNDDRPIVPFDQFGFTHKGRLELNVSRISLSNSNLDLSKVGFFLCTLDSWLHVLQQLEDGEIRCTLQSDLVKSVYTFNSLNGKDSFNIEYKENDADQYNLVFANCHPQQLKVSMDVKSAMYNLDGRSNTRDYLSAGRTILPKVYFLLSLVYFALAALWISVLYKKRLTAFRIHYFMLAVVILKALNLLCEAEDKSYIKRTGSAHGWDIIFYIFSFLKGISLFTLIVLIGTGWSFLKPFLQDKEKKVLMIVIPLQVIANIAQVVIDESGPYGHDWVTWKQVFLLVDVVCCCAVLFPIVWSIKNLREAARTDGKAAVNLMKLTLFRHYYIVVICYIYFTRVVVYALETITSYRYSWTSVVAAELATLAFYIFTGYKFKPEAHNPYFVIDDEEEEAAAESLKLEDEFEL, via the coding sequence ATGAGGATGAGGTCTTCATCTTgctccttcttcctcctcctcgtACTGGGCCTTCTCCCCTTGTCCCTCTCAGAGATCCGCTTCTCTGAGGTTCGAAACGACGATCGGCCCATTGTTCCCTTCGATCAGTTTGGGTTCACCCACAAGGGTCGTCTTGAGCTCAATGTTTCCAGAATCTCCCTCTCCAATTCCAATTTGGACCTCTCAAAGGTTGGCTTCTTTCTCTGCACCCTGGATTCTTGGCTCCATGTCCTCCAGCAGCTGGAGGATGGTGAGATTCGGTGCACCCTTCAATCGGATCTCGTGAAGTCCGTATACACCTTTAATTCTCTGAACGGCAAAGACTCTTTCAACATCGAGTACAAAGAAAACGACGCTGATCAGTACAACCTGGTGTTCGCCAACTGCCACCCTCAGCAGCTGAAAGTGAGCATGGATGTTAAATCTGCCATGTACAATCTGGACGGAAGGAGCAACACCCGCGATTACCTTTCTGCTGGGAGAACCATCCTTCCCAAGGTCTATTTCCTGCTGTCGCTGGTGTATTTCGCTTTGGCTGCTCTCTGGATCAGCGTGCTCTACAAGAAGCGATTGACCGCATTCCGCATCCATTACTTCATGCTTGCCGTCGTCATCTTAAAGGCTTTGAATCTCTTGTGTGAGGCCGAGGACAAATCCTACATCAAGCGCACAGGCAGCGCCCACGGCTGGGATATCATCTTTTACATCTTTAGCTTCCTCAAGGGCATTTCTCTCTTCACTCTCATTGTCTTGATTGGCACCGGCTGGTCCTTCCTCAAGCCCTTCCTTCAGGATAAGGAAAAGAAGGTTCTTATGATTGTCATCCCCCTTCAAGTCATCGCTAACATTGCTCAGGTTGTCATCGACGAGAGTGGCCCCTACGGCCACGACTGGGTTACCTGGAAACAGGTCTTCCTCCTCGTAGATGTCGTTTGTTGCTGCGCCGTGCTCTTCCCCATTGTCTGGTCCATCAAGAACCTCCGTGAGGCTGCCAGGACCGACGGCAAGGCCGCTGTTAATTTGATGAAGCTTACCCTCTTCCGTCATTATTACATCGTCGTCATTTGTTACATTTACTTCACCAGGGTTGTGGTTTATGCCTTGGAGACCATAACATCCTATCGCTATTCTTGGACCAGTGTGGTTGCTGCTGAGTTAGCCACGCTTGCTTTCTACATCTTCACCGGCTACAAGTTCAAACCTGAAGCTCACAATCCTTATTTTGTCATCGATGACGAAGAGGAAGAGGCTGCTGCCGAGTCATTGAAGCTTGAAGATGAATTTGAATTGTAA
- the LOC106753613 gene encoding F-box protein SKIP31-like — protein sequence MLLLVDFFDIILLQEMYTQTSPQFRDELHRDNLPSSLVKDKTLVTNFKIVLLMLFCKSSKGLSDVVVADHICSGENCSYYQIGDVFIYEKTGQVHVCDGTCREVIMDPTDKLLVCTISGQCFDRLLSPSKWSLML from the exons ATGTTGTTGTTAGTAGATTTCTTTGACATTATCCTTTTGCAAGAAATGTATACACAAACTTCGCCTCAATTTCGTGATGAACTTCACCGTGACAATCTTCCTTCATCTTTG gtgaaagataaaacccttgTCACTAATTTTAAGATTGTTTTGCTAATGTTGTTTTGCAAAAGCAGCAAAGGCCTAAGTGATGTAGTGGTGGCTGATCATATTTGTTCTGGGGAAAATTGCTCTTACTACCAAATTGGAGATGTATTTATTTATGAGAAGACTGGACAAGTTCATG tttGTGACGGTACGTGTAGAGAAGTAATTATGGATCCCACAGACAAGCTTTTGGTATGTACAATATCAGGTCAATGTTTTGATAGATTGTTGTCACCTTCCAAATGGAGTCTGATGTTGTAA
- the LOC106753603 gene encoding expansin-like B1, producing the protein MKLNFKHQLGLLFVSLLLPALCFSQDSFTCSRATYYGSPDCYGNPRGACGFGEYGKTVNDGSVAGVSWLWKNGSGCGACYQVRCKIAELCDENGAYVVVTDYGEGDRTDFITSPRGYSKLGRKTYASTELLKYGVVDVEYRRVPCRYGGYNLLVKVHEHGRNPRYLAIQNVV; encoded by the exons ATGAAACTCAATTTTAAGCACCAACTTGGGCTTCTCTTTGTCTCACTGCTCTTACCTGCCCTGTGTTTCTCTCAGGACTCTTTTACTTGCTCAAGAGCAACCTATTATGGTAGCCCAGATTGTTATGGAAATCCAA GGGGAGCTTGTGGCTTTGGCGAATATGGAAAAACAGTAAACGATGGAAGTGTTGCAGGTGTGTCCTGGCTATGGAAGAATGGATCTGGCTGTGGGGCATGTTATCAG GTTAGGTGTAAAATAGCAGAATTGTGCGATGAGAATGGAGCATACGTGGTGGTGACAGATTATGGTGAGGGAGACAGAACAGACTTTATAACGAGTCCACGTGGCTACTCAAAATTGGGGAGAAAAACGTATGCATCTACAGAGCTATTGAAATACGGTGTAGTGGATGTAGAATACAGAAGGGTCCCCTGTAGATACGGTGGCTACAACCTCTTGGTAAAGGTCCACGAACATGGCAGAAACCCTCGCTACCTGGCCATTCAGAATGTAGTGTag